In Qipengyuania psychrotolerans, one DNA window encodes the following:
- a CDS encoding bile acid:sodium symporter family protein: MALRTITSDPMLRLLGAAMLLAAILPATGEWRSASQMAANAGIFALFLANGMRIARGEIAAGLANWRFFLPLTLWIFGVMAIAGLGFSVAGKAALPPLVAAGFLYLGVLPTTVQSSTSYSSLAGGNVALSVIAAASMSILGVFISVPIFLALGGSGEGMVGSDAIMKIVIILIVPFAIGQLVQTRTANFIARQKSRIIWLDRLVIAFAVYVAFSGAVEQGIWSKIDLAGWGYTLGLVAVFLALGHAGAWAASRFAGRSREDRIAFLFAGAQKSAAIGAPLATVLFPAEVAGFIVLPLLLYHFFQLVLAAPLATRLAAKHLPDASGSSAPTTRS, from the coding sequence ATGGCACTGCGCACCATAACCAGCGACCCCATGCTACGCCTGCTGGGCGCCGCGATGCTGCTGGCTGCAATACTTCCAGCGACCGGGGAATGGCGTTCCGCTTCACAGATGGCGGCGAATGCAGGCATCTTCGCCCTGTTTCTTGCAAACGGCATGCGGATTGCACGGGGAGAAATCGCGGCAGGCTTGGCGAACTGGCGATTTTTCCTGCCCCTGACGCTCTGGATATTCGGTGTGATGGCAATCGCCGGACTAGGATTTTCGGTGGCGGGCAAGGCTGCCCTGCCGCCCTTGGTCGCTGCCGGTTTTCTCTATCTCGGCGTCTTGCCGACTACGGTTCAGTCATCGACATCCTATAGCTCGTTGGCGGGCGGGAATGTTGCGCTCTCCGTTATTGCAGCCGCATCGATGAGCATCCTCGGCGTCTTTATCTCGGTGCCGATCTTCCTTGCGCTTGGCGGGAGCGGCGAGGGGATGGTCGGCAGCGATGCAATCATGAAGATCGTCATTATCCTAATCGTGCCCTTCGCAATCGGCCAGCTGGTTCAAACGCGCACCGCAAATTTCATCGCGCGACAGAAAAGCAGAATTATCTGGCTGGACCGTCTCGTGATTGCCTTCGCGGTCTATGTCGCGTTTTCAGGCGCTGTAGAGCAGGGCATCTGGAGCAAGATCGATCTTGCCGGATGGGGCTACACCCTCGGCTTGGTAGCGGTGTTTCTCGCCTTGGGCCATGCAGGTGCGTGGGCGGCGAGCAGGTTCGCGGGCCGCTCGCGCGAAGACCGGATCGCCTTCCTTTTCGCCGGAGCGCAAAAGTCGGCAGCCATTGGCGCTCCGTTAGCGACGGTGCTGTTCCCGGCGGAAGTCGCAGGCTTCATCGTGCTTCCGCTTCTGCTCTATCATTTTTTCCAGCTGGTACTGGCTGCGCCGCTGGCTACTCGACTTGCTGCGAAGCATCTGCCGGATGCTTCCGGTTCCAGCGCACCGACCACCAGAAGCTGA
- a CDS encoding DNA polymerase Y family protein — protein MNAPMTGAACSRRILSIWLPAMAMDRWRQDGGEQRHALDTQPLVLIADTAHGPRIETVNRAGMAAGARRGMMLADARTLCPDIITAPSDPAGDLAFLEKLAIWAQRWGPWSAMDAPDGLLVDVTAVPHLFGGEQKLLRDVATAFAARELALRCAIAPTAGAAWALSHYGPPGAILQGEEDFEAKLADLPVAALRLDEDVLTVLRRLGLKRMGELTTIGRDAIQRRFRNRKSPAANPLIRLDQILGRVPEPLLPVVPQHMPLVQRRLMEPIRHRQLLDQVVGDLAEDMVRELEGRGEGARRLELGLWRVDGEVVVRRLEMAAATRDPAHICRLFAARLDDIDAGFGIEMLRLRTSWAEPLALEQGDIEAAAEVHGTSLSACIDRLTVRLGVHAITRPVPFASHIPERAQRWQRPLEPESASQAELAFHKRPLKLLDNPERIAVLYATPDGYPQRFRWRGEVHEVARVEGPERIAPEWWRERGATRLRDYYRIEDDRGRRYWIYRLGIVGDGRGGAPDWYLQGLCA, from the coding sequence ATGAACGCGCCGATGACAGGTGCGGCCTGCTCGCGGCGCATCCTCTCGATCTGGCTTCCTGCGATGGCAATGGATCGCTGGCGGCAGGACGGGGGCGAGCAGCGGCATGCGCTCGATACGCAGCCTCTCGTCCTGATTGCCGATACTGCGCATGGTCCGCGCATCGAGACGGTGAACCGCGCCGGTATGGCAGCGGGCGCGCGCCGCGGCATGATGCTGGCAGATGCACGAACCTTGTGCCCTGATATCATTACTGCGCCGAGCGATCCGGCAGGCGATCTCGCTTTCCTCGAAAAGCTCGCAATCTGGGCGCAGCGCTGGGGTCCGTGGTCGGCGATGGATGCCCCTGACGGATTGCTGGTCGACGTAACCGCTGTGCCGCATCTCTTTGGGGGCGAGCAAAAGCTGCTGCGCGATGTGGCAACCGCCTTTGCCGCGCGCGAGCTGGCCTTGCGCTGCGCCATTGCACCGACGGCGGGTGCCGCATGGGCGCTATCCCATTATGGCCCGCCTGGCGCGATATTGCAGGGTGAGGAAGACTTCGAGGCGAAGCTCGCCGATTTGCCCGTGGCCGCTCTTCGGCTGGACGAGGATGTACTTACGGTACTGCGCCGCCTTGGATTGAAGCGGATGGGCGAACTCACGACGATTGGCCGCGATGCGATCCAGCGCCGCTTCCGCAATCGCAAATCGCCAGCTGCCAACCCGCTGATCCGGCTTGACCAGATACTTGGCCGCGTGCCCGAACCGCTGCTGCCGGTGGTGCCGCAGCATATGCCGCTGGTCCAGCGCCGGTTGATGGAGCCGATCCGTCATCGCCAACTGCTCGACCAGGTCGTTGGCGATCTTGCCGAAGACATGGTGCGCGAGTTGGAAGGGCGGGGCGAGGGCGCTCGCAGGCTCGAACTTGGCCTATGGCGTGTCGATGGCGAGGTTGTCGTGCGCCGTCTCGAAATGGCCGCTGCCACCCGCGATCCGGCGCACATCTGCCGCCTGTTCGCTGCACGGCTCGATGACATCGACGCAGGCTTCGGTATCGAGATGCTGCGCCTGCGCACGAGCTGGGCCGAACCGCTGGCACTGGAGCAGGGGGATATCGAGGCTGCAGCAGAGGTGCATGGCACATCCCTGTCCGCCTGTATCGACCGGTTGACCGTGCGGCTAGGGGTGCATGCGATTACGCGTCCCGTGCCCTTCGCCAGCCATATCCCGGAACGCGCCCAGCGGTGGCAGCGGCCGCTGGAGCCGGAATCGGCTTCTCAAGCCGAATTGGCTTTTCACAAGAGGCCTCTGAAACTCCTCGACAATCCGGAAAGGATCGCGGTCCTTTACGCTACGCCGGATGGTTACCCGCAACGCTTTCGCTGGCGGGGTGAAGTGCACGAGGTGGCGCGAGTAGAGGGGCCGGAAAGGATCGCGCCGGAATGGTGGCGCGAGCGCGGTGCAACGCGCCTGCGCGATTATTACCGGATCGAGGATGATCGTGGTCGGCGATACTGGATATATCGCCTCGGTATCGTGGGAGACGGACGCGGCGGTGCGCCCGACTGGTATCTTCAGGGACTGTGCGCTTAG
- a CDS encoding sodium-dependent transporter produces the protein MVVTTASDGTTPRDGWSSRSAFVLAAVGAAVGLGNLVRFPAEAANNGGGAFVLFYVACIVLIGLPVLLSETLIGRHGQASAVESMKRLAAESNASKWWGGIAGLGVAAAFMILAFYCVIGGWVLYYIGLFAADIVQSGISGGALTGMSAEDIKAIFPDLLNNGFTMSVLDVAFVVITVMFVARGVSGGIEKASVWLMPAFFMLLLGITIYGAFTGAFSEAVGYLFTFDASKLTGPVMLAAVGQAFFSLSLGVAGMMTYGSYVGRDVNLAKTSATIAFADTSVALIAGLCIFPIVLAAGLSSDGGLGLMFDTLPHAFQSMPFGTLIGLAFFVMVGFAALTSSISLMEVPTAWAIDKFGLRRAPTAISIAVAAAVLGILSAYSFNALSGFHPLGFIPLFEGEGIFSALDSVTAKLFMPIGALLVSIFVGWIAERRLIDNENGLSGGLHRFWLFLVRWLCPLALTGILIVGIFPSLLPA, from the coding sequence ATGGTCGTTACTACCGCTTCAGACGGAACTACGCCGCGCGATGGTTGGTCATCACGCTCAGCATTTGTTTTGGCGGCAGTCGGCGCTGCGGTCGGCTTGGGCAACCTTGTCCGGTTCCCGGCAGAAGCGGCGAACAATGGCGGCGGCGCTTTCGTGCTGTTCTACGTCGCCTGTATCGTATTGATCGGATTGCCGGTCCTCCTGTCTGAAACTCTTATCGGGCGTCATGGTCAGGCTAGTGCAGTGGAGAGCATGAAGCGGCTGGCTGCCGAATCCAATGCGTCGAAATGGTGGGGAGGGATTGCCGGCCTTGGTGTCGCAGCAGCCTTCATGATCCTGGCATTCTATTGCGTGATCGGAGGGTGGGTCCTTTACTATATCGGACTGTTCGCCGCTGACATCGTGCAGTCGGGAATATCGGGCGGCGCGCTGACCGGCATGTCTGCCGAGGACATCAAGGCGATTTTCCCTGACCTGCTCAACAACGGTTTCACGATGAGCGTACTGGACGTGGCCTTCGTGGTCATCACGGTAATGTTCGTCGCACGCGGTGTTTCAGGCGGTATCGAAAAAGCCTCGGTCTGGTTGATGCCTGCCTTCTTCATGCTGCTTCTGGGCATCACGATCTATGGCGCGTTTACCGGAGCTTTTTCGGAAGCCGTCGGCTACCTCTTCACTTTCGACGCTTCGAAATTGACCGGACCGGTCATGCTCGCTGCGGTCGGGCAGGCATTCTTTTCCTTGTCGCTGGGTGTGGCCGGGATGATGACCTACGGCTCATATGTCGGCCGCGATGTGAACCTGGCAAAGACTTCTGCGACCATCGCCTTCGCCGATACTTCGGTCGCGCTGATTGCGGGTCTGTGTATTTTCCCGATCGTTCTGGCAGCCGGGCTTTCTTCCGATGGCGGGTTGGGGCTGATGTTCGACACCTTGCCGCACGCTTTCCAAAGCATGCCATTCGGCACCCTGATCGGCCTGGCGTTCTTTGTCATGGTCGGCTTTGCAGCATTGACCAGCTCCATTTCACTGATGGAAGTTCCGACTGCCTGGGCGATCGACAAGTTCGGCTTGCGCCGTGCGCCGACAGCCATTTCGATCGCTGTCGCGGCGGCGGTTCTGGGCATTCTTTCCGCCTACTCGTTCAATGCACTTTCGGGTTTCCATCCGCTGGGCTTCATTCCCCTGTTTGAAGGTGAAGGCATATTCTCGGCTCTCGACAGCGTAACTGCGAAGCTGTTCATGCCGATTGGCGCCTTGCTGGTTTCGATTTTCGTGGGCTGGATTGCCGAGCGACGTCTGATCGATAACGAGAACGGCCTTTCCGGCGGTCTGCACCGTTTCTGGCTGTTCCTTGTTCGCTGGTTGTGTCCGCTGGCCCTGACCGGAATCCTCATCGTCGGGATTTTCCCGAGCCTTCTTCCGGCCTGA
- a CDS encoding DUF475 domain-containing protein, with translation MKTLRQYYTFSLGFTALCFILAAWYGWASTGSVTATLGILWIVLVLSILEVSLSFDNAVVNATVLRDMDPVWQRRFLTIGILIAVFGMRIVFPIAIVAIAAQVGPFEAISLSLNDPDEYERIVAGAHVGIAGFGGAFLAMVGLTFFFDHDKDVHWIDTIEKAINKFSNVPAVEIGLVLSLIYFVSTLLSPEDAITFLTAGVLGLVTYIAVHALGAIIEQREARKKAAGEIVRSGLGGFLYLEVLDASFSFDGVIGAFALSNNMVIIALGLSVGAMFVRSMTIHLVKTGTLAQYRYLEHGAFWAIIVLGVIMLLSARYHIPETITGLIGAILIGLSFWWSVRWNRKHPADASQQVE, from the coding sequence ATGAAAACGCTGCGTCAATATTACACGTTTTCGCTCGGCTTTACGGCTCTCTGCTTCATCCTTGCTGCCTGGTACGGATGGGCAAGCACTGGATCGGTCACGGCGACACTTGGCATTTTGTGGATCGTGCTGGTGCTTTCGATCCTCGAAGTATCACTCAGTTTCGATAATGCCGTGGTCAATGCCACCGTCCTGCGTGATATGGACCCGGTCTGGCAGCGACGCTTCCTGACTATCGGCATATTGATCGCCGTGTTCGGGATGCGGATCGTGTTCCCGATCGCGATCGTGGCAATCGCTGCACAGGTCGGCCCCTTCGAAGCCATTTCGCTCTCACTTAATGACCCCGATGAATACGAGCGGATTGTCGCTGGTGCGCATGTCGGCATCGCAGGCTTTGGCGGCGCTTTTCTTGCTATGGTCGGTCTGACCTTCTTCTTCGATCACGACAAGGACGTCCACTGGATCGACACCATCGAGAAAGCGATCAACAAATTTTCCAACGTGCCAGCTGTGGAAATCGGCCTGGTGCTTTCGCTGATCTATTTCGTGTCGACCCTGCTTTCGCCAGAGGACGCGATTACTTTCCTGACCGCCGGTGTGTTGGGCCTGGTGACTTACATCGCCGTCCACGCCCTCGGCGCGATCATCGAACAACGCGAGGCGCGCAAGAAGGCCGCTGGCGAGATCGTTCGATCCGGCCTCGGCGGGTTCCTCTATCTCGAAGTGCTCGATGCAAGCTTCAGCTTTGACGGGGTGATCGGAGCCTTCGCGCTGTCGAACAATATGGTGATCATCGCATTGGGCCTATCCGTCGGAGCGATGTTCGTGCGTTCGATGACGATCCACCTGGTTAAGACGGGGACGCTCGCTCAATATCGCTACCTCGAACACGGAGCGTTCTGGGCGATCATCGTGCTGGGCGTGATCATGCTCCTGTCGGCGCGCTATCACATACCGGAAACGATCACGGGGCTTATCGGTGCGATCCTGATCGGCCTCAGCTTCTGGTGGTCGGTGCGCTGGAACCGGAAGCATCCGGCAGATGCTTCGCAGCAAGTCGAGTAG
- a CDS encoding pyridoxamine 5'-phosphate oxidase family protein: MKYSNGDADALKKKFWKAMSDSPFVFLELNGQSDTSVPMTAQLDKDANSAIWFFTQKNSSFAKLGKVTASFAGKDHEMFARFDGTLSVETSKERFDQFWNNFVEAWYDGGKDDPDILFLRMDLGDAEIWSGDLGLLNTAKMALGMNVHDEAEERHVDKVDL; the protein is encoded by the coding sequence ATGAAATATTCGAACGGAGACGCCGACGCCCTCAAAAAGAAGTTCTGGAAAGCGATGTCAGATTCGCCCTTCGTATTCCTCGAACTCAATGGCCAATCCGACACTTCGGTGCCGATGACCGCGCAGCTAGACAAGGACGCCAACAGCGCAATCTGGTTCTTTACGCAGAAGAACAGCAGCTTTGCCAAACTGGGCAAAGTCACTGCGAGTTTCGCAGGCAAGGATCACGAAATGTTCGCCCGCTTCGACGGCACGTTGAGCGTAGAAACCAGCAAGGAACGTTTTGACCAGTTCTGGAACAACTTTGTCGAAGCCTGGTACGATGGCGGCAAGGACGATCCGGACATCCTGTTCCTGCGCATGGACCTGGGCGATGCCGAGATCTGGAGCGGCGATCTGGGATTGCTCAACACCGCCAAGATGGCACTGGGCATGAATGTTCATGACGAAGCAGAAGAGCGCCACGTCGACAAGGTCGATCTCTAA
- a CDS encoding PilZ domain-containing protein — MAQKERRAAPRFAVDCAATLKMLGGDREGRLSDLSEDGARLETSNPPSEGVSGLLFWNGHEHFGKIVWANDKSCGIVFERPIPLAVVEDTVETVEVQTGPVANFGKIPLGQKRSRRASLLSEG, encoded by the coding sequence GTGGCTCAAAAGGAGCGACGCGCCGCACCGCGCTTTGCAGTCGATTGCGCTGCAACGCTCAAGATGCTTGGCGGCGACCGCGAAGGACGCCTGTCCGATCTTTCCGAAGACGGTGCGCGACTGGAAACCAGCAACCCTCCGAGTGAAGGCGTCTCCGGCCTGCTGTTCTGGAACGGTCACGAACACTTCGGCAAGATCGTATGGGCCAATGACAAGAGCTGCGGCATTGTATTCGAGCGACCGATCCCGCTTGCTGTTGTCGAGGACACTGTCGAAACGGTTGAAGTCCAGACTGGTCCGGTGGCCAATTTCGGCAAGATACCTCTGGGGCAGAAACGCTCGCGCAGAGCTTCGCTTCTTTCGGAAGGCTGA
- the panB gene encoding 3-methyl-2-oxobutanoate hydroxymethyltransferase → MSTTFQLDTSTSRANPTPQPMKRLTVPKIRAHKADGETKDPLVMLTAYTARQAQLLDAHCDMLLVGDSLGQVIYGLPSTIPVTLDMMANHAAAVVRGSYHSVVVVDMPFGSYEASKEQAFESAARLLKESGAAAVKLEGGEQMAETVAFLNQRGIPVMGHVGLTPQAVNVLGGYMARGRSDTEADKIVGDAKALDEAGVFAIVIEGVVEPIAIEATKAVSCPTIGIGASAQCDGQVLVTEDMLGMFDRVPRFVKKYENISEVIDRTVASYAEEVRARSFPTKDQTYQPKG, encoded by the coding sequence ATGTCGACTACATTCCAGCTCGATACGAGCACCAGCCGCGCCAATCCCACACCGCAGCCGATGAAGCGGCTGACGGTACCCAAGATTCGCGCGCACAAAGCTGACGGTGAAACGAAGGATCCGCTGGTCATGCTGACAGCCTATACGGCGCGGCAAGCCCAGCTTCTCGACGCACATTGCGACATGTTGCTGGTTGGCGATTCCCTCGGGCAGGTGATCTACGGACTTCCCTCCACGATCCCGGTGACGCTCGACATGATGGCTAACCATGCTGCAGCAGTCGTGCGCGGCAGCTATCATTCGGTCGTTGTCGTCGACATGCCATTCGGCTCGTACGAAGCGTCCAAGGAACAGGCTTTCGAAAGCGCCGCACGTCTGTTGAAAGAAAGCGGCGCCGCTGCGGTAAAGCTTGAGGGAGGCGAGCAGATGGCTGAAACAGTCGCGTTCCTGAACCAACGCGGCATCCCGGTCATGGGCCACGTCGGACTCACTCCGCAGGCGGTCAATGTCCTGGGCGGATACATGGCCCGCGGCCGGAGCGACACGGAAGCGGACAAGATCGTTGGTGACGCCAAGGCACTCGACGAAGCCGGGGTGTTCGCTATCGTCATCGAAGGTGTGGTCGAACCGATCGCGATCGAGGCCACCAAGGCGGTTTCGTGTCCAACCATCGGCATCGGTGCATCTGCCCAGTGTGATGGCCAGGTACTTGTGACCGAGGACATGCTGGGAATGTTCGACCGCGTGCCGCGCTTTGTGAAAAAGTACGAAAATATCTCCGAGGTGATCGATCGCACGGTCGCCAGCTATGCCGAAGAAGTGCGTGCGCGCAGCTTCCCCACCAAAGACCAGACATACCAGCCAAAGGGCTGA
- the prsR gene encoding PEP-CTERM-box response regulator transcription factor, producing MADAKPKLLIVEDDEGLQAQLKWAYDNYEVVIAGNREQALAALRSEEPTVVTLDLGLPPDPDGTTEGFAVLDAIMAMKPDTKVVVASGHGARESALQAIERGAYDFYQKPVDIEQLGMIVDRAHRLHTIEAENRRLSAKVGEDQTVLGSMITAAPEMAKVARTIERVAPTNVSAMLLGASGTGKELLARGVHEASNRRGGAFVAINCAAIPENLLESELFGHEKGAFTGAVKTNEGKIELAHGGTLFLDEVGDIPLPLQVKLLRFLQERVIERIGGRKQIAVDTRIVCATHQNLEAMIADGSFREDLFYRLAEIVIKIPTLSERPGDAVLLAKHFLTRFSAEMNPQVKGFAPDALSAIDAWTWPGNVRELENRVKRAVIMADAKLVTAEDLDLDSSEEDGDLALNLKQAREEADRRMIRKALARSQGNISNTAKLLGISRPTLYDLLKQYDLQT from the coding sequence ATGGCAGACGCCAAGCCAAAGCTGCTGATCGTCGAGGATGACGAAGGCCTGCAGGCACAGCTCAAATGGGCTTATGACAATTACGAGGTCGTCATCGCTGGCAATCGCGAACAGGCACTAGCAGCTTTACGGTCGGAAGAGCCTACGGTGGTCACTCTCGATCTGGGCCTCCCGCCAGACCCTGATGGTACGACCGAAGGCTTCGCCGTTCTCGATGCTATCATGGCCATGAAACCGGACACCAAGGTCGTTGTCGCCAGCGGGCATGGTGCGCGTGAAAGCGCATTGCAGGCGATCGAGCGCGGCGCCTACGATTTCTATCAGAAGCCGGTCGATATCGAACAGCTTGGCATGATCGTGGACCGTGCCCACCGACTGCACACGATCGAGGCAGAGAACCGGCGGCTGTCAGCAAAGGTGGGCGAGGACCAGACGGTTCTTGGTTCCATGATCACGGCTGCACCCGAAATGGCCAAGGTTGCCCGCACCATCGAGCGTGTGGCGCCGACCAATGTTTCGGCCATGCTTCTCGGTGCAAGCGGAACTGGCAAGGAATTGCTGGCGCGCGGGGTGCACGAGGCAAGCAACCGCCGCGGCGGCGCTTTCGTTGCGATCAATTGTGCAGCGATCCCGGAAAACCTTCTCGAAAGCGAACTGTTTGGACACGAGAAGGGTGCATTTACCGGTGCGGTGAAGACGAACGAGGGCAAGATCGAACTGGCCCACGGCGGCACGCTCTTCCTCGACGAGGTCGGCGATATTCCGCTGCCGCTCCAGGTCAAACTGCTACGCTTTCTTCAGGAGCGCGTGATTGAGCGCATTGGCGGGCGCAAACAGATAGCGGTAGACACGCGTATCGTGTGCGCCACGCACCAGAACCTCGAAGCGATGATTGCTGACGGCAGCTTTCGCGAAGACCTGTTCTACCGCCTTGCCGAGATCGTGATCAAGATTCCCACGCTATCGGAACGTCCAGGCGATGCCGTCCTTTTGGCGAAGCATTTCCTGACCAGGTTTTCGGCAGAAATGAACCCACAGGTCAAAGGCTTCGCGCCTGATGCTCTTTCTGCGATTGATGCATGGACTTGGCCGGGGAATGTCCGGGAGCTCGAGAACCGCGTCAAGCGGGCCGTTATCATGGCCGACGCCAAGCTTGTGACAGCGGAGGACCTCGATCTCGATTCAAGCGAGGAGGACGGCGATCTTGCGCTCAATCTGAAGCAGGCGCGGGAAGAGGCTGATCGCCGTATGATCCGCAAGGCATTGGCCCGCAGCCAGGGGAATATTTCCAATACGGCGAAACTGCTCGGGATCAGCCGGCCCACGCTTTACGACCTGCTCAAACAGTATGATCTGCAGACCTGA
- a CDS encoding tetratricopeptide repeat protein — translation MICRPDLLGILALLAFSLGGCGEDNAEPAGIERVRAQIAAGDVAAAQLTIDNLLEEGTPKAELAALAGEAALDRGDLDKAREWLGSEGFASGSAAHGYRMLSRLELQENDFQAGALALEKARRLSPEDASIWVDIGRLRYRVGDHVAALEAAAKAVQLEPDNLETLRFRGQLARDSDGMAPAAKWFAKARELAPQNEGLRLEHAAALLDSGDVPQAVSVLDEKSSDDAGSFYLRAVAAARSGAFFEARELLERSGDQRRATAAAQMLSAVLDLESGNLKSAAQTLDRLSENQPDNSQVHELLAYVLSLSGAHDELIYRYAFRAAGAQGSTWLRTLVGRAYEAIDQREQAAIYLDLAARPAGALALLRPAETAASSAAIARRNAIRSLISGGDTNGGVRLARNFAQEFGGSADAAALLGDALLADDQKSGALVAYEKAAMVRQSWPLILRMAATMDRGDAAKLIASFAAANPNNAEASALAADAYAAAGQWEEAARHLDRAIAGGMRRTPWVLASRSVASGKLGDPEAQLAWAIEAYELQRMNEAAIAALIDALPPSDLLRAELEAKQRALLAR, via the coding sequence ATGATCTGCAGACCTGATCTTCTGGGCATCCTTGCCCTGTTGGCGTTCTCGCTGGGAGGATGCGGTGAAGATAATGCCGAACCTGCCGGCATCGAACGGGTGCGCGCCCAGATCGCAGCAGGAGATGTCGCGGCTGCGCAGCTGACGATCGACAACCTTCTGGAGGAGGGGACGCCGAAGGCCGAGCTTGCTGCGCTGGCCGGCGAAGCTGCGCTTGACCGCGGTGATCTCGACAAGGCGAGGGAGTGGCTGGGGAGCGAAGGGTTTGCTTCCGGTTCTGCCGCCCACGGCTACCGAATGTTGTCGAGGCTCGAATTGCAGGAAAACGACTTCCAGGCTGGGGCGCTCGCGTTGGAAAAAGCGCGAAGGCTCTCGCCCGAAGACGCTTCGATCTGGGTCGATATAGGCAGGCTGCGTTACCGCGTCGGCGACCACGTCGCTGCGCTCGAAGCAGCCGCGAAGGCGGTCCAGCTGGAACCTGATAATCTGGAGACCTTGCGCTTTCGAGGTCAGCTTGCCCGCGACAGCGACGGGATGGCGCCTGCCGCAAAATGGTTTGCGAAGGCACGCGAATTGGCCCCGCAAAATGAAGGACTGAGGCTCGAACACGCCGCGGCCCTGCTCGATTCAGGAGATGTCCCTCAGGCCGTCTCGGTGCTTGATGAAAAATCCTCGGACGACGCCGGAAGTTTCTATCTGCGAGCCGTCGCAGCTGCACGCAGCGGCGCCTTTTTCGAAGCACGTGAATTGCTCGAACGATCGGGAGATCAGCGGCGTGCGACTGCTGCTGCGCAAATGCTATCGGCGGTTCTTGATCTTGAAAGCGGAAATCTGAAAAGCGCGGCGCAGACACTGGATCGGCTGTCCGAAAACCAGCCCGACAATTCGCAGGTCCACGAATTGCTGGCCTACGTCCTATCCTTGAGCGGGGCACATGATGAGCTCATTTACCGATACGCGTTCCGCGCGGCAGGAGCGCAGGGTTCTACTTGGCTTCGCACACTGGTTGGCAGGGCCTATGAGGCGATTGATCAGCGCGAACAGGCTGCGATCTATCTCGACTTGGCTGCACGGCCGGCCGGCGCTCTGGCATTGCTTCGCCCTGCGGAGACTGCGGCGTCTTCCGCAGCAATTGCCCGGCGCAACGCAATTCGCAGTCTTATATCGGGCGGCGATACCAATGGCGGTGTGCGATTGGCACGGAATTTTGCGCAAGAGTTTGGCGGCTCAGCCGATGCAGCGGCTTTGCTGGGGGATGCCTTGCTTGCCGACGATCAGAAGAGCGGGGCACTTGTGGCTTATGAAAAGGCGGCAATGGTTCGCCAATCCTGGCCCCTCATCCTGCGCATGGCAGCGACAATGGATCGCGGTGACGCAGCCAAATTGATTGCGTCATTTGCCGCGGCAAACCCGAATAATGCCGAAGCTTCCGCGCTTGCTGCGGACGCATATGCTGCCGCAGGACAATGGGAGGAAGCTGCCAGGCATCTCGACCGGGCTATCGCTGGCGGGATGCGCCGGACACCCTGGGTCTTGGCATCGCGCAGCGTGGCTTCCGGCAAGTTGGGTGATCCGGAAGCGCAGCTTGCATGGGCAATCGAAGCTTACGAGCTCCAGAGGATGAACGAGGCGGCAATCGCTGCCCTGATCGATGCATTGCCGCCATCAGACCTGCTCCGCGCCGAACTGGAAGCGAAACAGCGTGCCTTGCTAGCGCGCTAG